The Erigeron canadensis isolate Cc75 chromosome 4, C_canadensis_v1, whole genome shotgun sequence genome window below encodes:
- the LOC122597147 gene encoding heavy metal-associated isoprenylated plant protein 28-like has product MVEMIVNMDCPGCERKVRKALQNLDGVESIDIDMNMQKVTVTGWVDQEKVLKKIRRTGKKAELWPFPNNPERIVFTQQYTDMYSYHSDPATYFHVQQPDISMYNYNEHGYRYGQITSTQESPYSSTATFGERASVAFNDENVNACSVM; this is encoded by the exons ATGGTAGAGATGATAGTGAACATGGATTGCCCAGGATGCGAACGTAAAGTGAGAAAGGCCCTCCAAAACTTAGACG GAGTTGAGAGTATTGATATAGATATGAACATGCAAAAGGTAACCGTGACCGGATGGGTGGATCAAGAAAAGGTTCTGAAGAAAATTAGAAGGACCGGAAAGAAAGCTGAATTATGGCCGTTTCCAAACAACCCTGAAAGGATCGTGTTCACGCAGCAGTATACCGACATGTACAGTTATCATAGCGATCCGGCTACTTACTTTCATGTCCAGCAACCAGACATCTCTATGTATAACTACAATGAACATGGATACAGGTACGGGCAGATTACCAGTACTCAAGAATCGCCTTATTCTTCGACAGCTACTTTTGGCGAAAGGGCTAGCGTTGCGTTCAATGATGAAAACGTGAATGCATGTTCAGTAATGTAA